The proteins below come from a single Prosthecobacter sp. SYSU 5D2 genomic window:
- a CDS encoding iron ABC transporter permease: MSRTVAIFMFGIMAVFFGCFFAWPIWTTVELAFMTPDHHFTMEFVFEVFMNPLYREGLFNSFLIALWTTLGCLLISLPLAIFFVRYAFPGKTLLNSLALTPLVLPPFVGAIGIKAILGQSGALNALLIDLDFMDPLHPTDWLGQGQMSGIIIIQVLHLYPILYLNVAAALANLDPAMEEAAASLGCPPFQRFWRITLPLIMPGIFAGGTLVFVWAFTELGVPLVFDFDRVTSVQIFRSLNDLSDNPFPYALVVVLLFFSTLFYTFGKLLFGRADATGGGRATTARTTTRLPYGLGLLCSLAFLAVTFLAIIPHLGVVLLSFADDWYATVLPQAYTLDHYSEALGHELTLSSIANSLKYSVLAIAFALVLGVGVAYVNVRTRLFGRQILDAMAMLPLAVPGVVLAFGYLAMTRPGQPFDWLILGENPFLILVIAYAVRRLPFIVRSATAGFQQVNPALEEAARNLGATPERALWRITLPLITPHLLAGSLLAFAFAMLEVSDSMILAQQSAHFPITKAIYFLVMALGNGPSLASALGVWAMLFLTITLTGAALLLGKKLGTLFR; encoded by the coding sequence ATGTCACGCACCGTCGCCATCTTCATGTTCGGCATCATGGCCGTCTTCTTCGGCTGCTTCTTCGCCTGGCCCATCTGGACCACCGTGGAGCTGGCCTTCATGACGCCCGACCACCATTTCACGATGGAGTTCGTCTTCGAGGTCTTCATGAATCCTTTGTATCGCGAGGGCCTTTTCAATTCCTTCCTCATCGCCCTCTGGACCACCCTCGGCTGCCTGCTCATCTCCCTGCCGCTTGCCATCTTTTTTGTTAGGTATGCCTTTCCTGGGAAAACGCTGCTCAACAGCCTCGCCCTCACCCCCCTCGTCCTGCCGCCCTTCGTCGGCGCCATCGGCATCAAGGCCATCCTCGGCCAGTCCGGCGCCCTGAATGCCCTGCTCATAGACCTCGATTTCATGGACCCCCTGCACCCCACCGACTGGCTCGGCCAGGGGCAGATGTCCGGCATCATCATCATTCAGGTGCTGCATCTTTATCCCATCCTGTATCTGAACGTCGCCGCCGCCCTGGCCAATCTGGACCCCGCCATGGAGGAGGCCGCCGCCAGCCTCGGCTGCCCGCCCTTCCAGCGTTTCTGGCGCATCACCCTGCCCCTCATCATGCCCGGCATCTTTGCCGGCGGCACCCTCGTTTTCGTCTGGGCCTTCACCGAGCTGGGCGTCCCCCTCGTCTTTGACTTCGACCGCGTCACCTCCGTGCAGATCTTCCGCTCCCTGAATGACCTCAGTGACAATCCCTTCCCCTATGCCCTCGTGGTCGTCCTGCTCTTTTTCAGCACCCTTTTTTACACCTTTGGCAAGCTCCTCTTCGGCCGGGCCGATGCCACCGGCGGCGGCCGCGCCACCACCGCCCGCACCACCACCCGCCTCCCTTACGGCCTCGGCCTGCTCTGCTCCCTCGCCTTCCTCGCCGTCACCTTCCTCGCCATCATCCCCCACCTCGGCGTCGTCCTCCTCAGCTTCGCGGACGACTGGTACGCCACCGTCCTCCCCCAGGCCTACACCCTGGACCATTACAGCGAGGCGCTCGGCCACGAGCTCACCCTCAGCTCCATCGCCAACAGCCTCAAATACTCCGTCCTCGCCATCGCCTTCGCCCTCGTCCTGGGCGTCGGCGTCGCCTACGTCAATGTCCGCACCCGCCTCTTCGGCCGCCAGATTTTGGATGCTATGGCCATGCTGCCGCTCGCCGTCCCCGGCGTCGTCCTCGCCTTCGGCTACCTGGCCATGACCCGCCCCGGCCAGCCGTTCGACTGGCTCATCCTCGGTGAAAATCCCTTCCTCATCCTCGTCATCGCCTACGCCGTCCGCCGCCTCCCCTTCATCGTCCGCTCCGCCACCGCCGGCTTCCAGCAGGTGAATCCCGCCCTGGAAGAAGCCGCCCGCAACCTCGGTGCCACTCCTGAGCGCGCCCTCTGGCGCATCACCCTCCCGCTCATCACCCCGCATCTCCTCGCCGGCAGCCTCCTCGCCTTCGCCTTCGCCATGCTGGAGGTCAGCGATTCCATGATCCTCGCCCAGCAGTCCGCCCACTTCCCCATCACAAAAGCCATCTACTTCCTCGTCATGGCCCTCGGGAACGGCCCCAGCCTCGCCTCCGCCCTCGGCGTCTGGGCCATGCTCTTCCTCACCATCACCCTCACCGGCGCCGCCCTCCTCCTCGGCAAAAAACTCGGCACCCTCTTCCGCTAA
- a CDS encoding DUF1501 domain-containing protein, whose amino-acid sequence MKPMDPTAHALSVNRRAFLTQSAYGLGGMALAGLAQQAQGDVAGAMLRPHLPVKAKRVIFLCMAGGPSHLETFDWKPKLKELDGKPFPASFTQGQQLAQLQGAELTARGAFCGFKKWGQSGQEISELFPHIGSVADDLCIVRSMQTEQINHDTAHAFMNTGSIIKGRPSMGSWLLYGLGCETSDLPGFVVLTSAGKTGQQPVSARQWSAGILPSKYQGIQFQAKGQPVHYLGSPEGVCQSTQRQVVEEVKRLNGMLAEEKLDPEIQTRIAQYEMAFKMQASVPELTDLKSEPQHILDLYGVKEPGDGSFASNCLLARRMAERGVRMIQLYHRAWDHHGGIEAGMTTSALDVDRATAGLIKDLKQRGMLEDTLILWGGEFGRTPMGQGTGRDHHILAFNVFMAGGGVKPGFSYGATDELGYRAVEDVVHVHDLHTTMLHLLGIDHKRLTVKFQGLDVRLTGVAGNLVKKLIA is encoded by the coding sequence ATGAAACCGATGGACCCCACTGCCCATGCCCTGAGTGTGAACCGGCGCGCGTTTTTGACGCAGTCGGCCTATGGTCTGGGGGGCATGGCGCTGGCCGGGCTGGCTCAGCAGGCGCAAGGCGACGTGGCGGGAGCGATGTTGCGACCGCATCTGCCGGTGAAGGCGAAGCGGGTGATCTTTCTCTGCATGGCTGGCGGGCCGTCGCATCTGGAGACCTTTGACTGGAAGCCGAAGCTGAAGGAGTTGGATGGCAAGCCCTTCCCGGCCTCCTTTACCCAGGGGCAGCAACTGGCGCAGCTGCAGGGGGCGGAGCTGACGGCGCGGGGGGCGTTTTGCGGCTTCAAGAAATGGGGGCAGAGCGGGCAGGAGATTTCGGAGTTGTTCCCGCACATCGGCAGCGTGGCGGATGATCTGTGCATCGTCCGCTCCATGCAGACGGAGCAGATCAATCATGACACGGCGCATGCCTTTATGAACACGGGCAGCATCATCAAGGGGCGACCCAGCATGGGCTCATGGCTGCTGTATGGGCTGGGCTGTGAGACGAGTGATCTGCCGGGATTTGTGGTGCTGACCTCGGCGGGGAAAACCGGGCAGCAGCCGGTGTCGGCGCGGCAGTGGTCGGCGGGCATCCTGCCCAGCAAGTACCAGGGCATCCAGTTTCAGGCCAAGGGCCAGCCGGTGCATTACCTGGGCAGCCCGGAGGGCGTTTGCCAGAGCACGCAGCGGCAGGTGGTCGAGGAGGTGAAACGGCTGAACGGGATGCTGGCAGAGGAGAAGCTGGACCCGGAGATCCAGACGCGCATCGCCCAGTATGAGATGGCTTTTAAGATGCAGGCCAGCGTACCTGAGCTGACGGATCTGAAGAGCGAGCCGCAACATATCCTGGACCTCTATGGGGTCAAGGAGCCGGGGGACGGGAGCTTCGCCTCCAACTGCCTGCTGGCCCGCCGCATGGCGGAGCGCGGGGTGCGGATGATCCAGCTCTACCACCGCGCCTGGGACCACCATGGCGGCATTGAGGCGGGCATGACGACTTCCGCTTTGGATGTGGACCGGGCGACGGCGGGGCTGATCAAGGACCTGAAACAACGCGGCATGCTGGAGGACACGCTGATCCTGTGGGGCGGTGAATTTGGCCGTACGCCGATGGGCCAGGGCACGGGGCGGGACCATCACATCCTGGCCTTCAATGTCTTCATGGCCGGTGGCGGGGTGAAGCCGGGCTTCAGCTACGGGGCCACGGATGAGCTTGGCTACCGGGCGGTGGAGGATGTGGTGCATGTGCATGACCTGCACACGACGATGCTGCACCTGCTGGGCATTGATCACAAACGGCTGACGGTGAAATTCCAGGGCCTGGATGTGCGGCTGACGGGAGTGGCGGGAAATTTAGTGAAGAAGCTGATCGCCTGA
- a CDS encoding GNAT family N-acetyltransferase, with protein MPALPFINEPHPLLPPIDRLYRAEEINAFGKDRGAAFYETCHLYAQSLWRIGFPAKCILLLNRALSSPMPGTEPVFQKLPLPYQAMAWLLIHRPEGQFIGNPRRHWQHLATRMVEPHKELRTWRAWACWYLAKEILPEAEYPADLEQIREEGVVEPMHADIVANLTRLSPADDLARWQAALAWTHHQLGHAARQTLPVRVRRIGEDELPVVQKLGHQIWRKYYPAIISEAQIEYMLSVWYQPAAMAREMQSRDTWFALIEVESHGPVGYLSFEKYPGEVLFINKLYVQPDMHGHGVGAAALKWTYDRAAELGCRSVQLRVNKRNATAIRAYQRAGFRFVEDVCSDIGNGFVMDDFRMEKML; from the coding sequence ATGCCCGCCCTGCCGTTCATCAATGAACCTCATCCTCTGCTGCCGCCAATTGACCGCCTGTATCGGGCGGAGGAGATCAATGCGTTTGGCAAGGACCGGGGAGCGGCATTTTATGAAACCTGCCACCTGTATGCGCAGAGCTTGTGGAGGATCGGTTTTCCGGCCAAGTGCATCCTGCTGCTGAACCGGGCGCTGTCTTCCCCCATGCCGGGCACGGAACCGGTTTTTCAAAAGCTGCCGTTGCCTTATCAGGCAATGGCCTGGCTGCTGATTCACCGGCCGGAGGGGCAGTTCATCGGCAATCCGCGCCGCCACTGGCAGCACCTGGCCACGCGCATGGTGGAGCCGCATAAGGAGCTGCGAACCTGGCGAGCCTGGGCCTGCTGGTATCTGGCCAAGGAGATCCTGCCGGAGGCGGAGTATCCGGCGGACCTTGAGCAGATCCGTGAGGAGGGTGTGGTGGAGCCGATGCATGCGGACATTGTGGCCAATCTGACCCGCCTGTCCCCGGCAGATGACCTGGCGCGGTGGCAGGCGGCGCTGGCGTGGACACATCATCAGTTAGGCCATGCTGCACGGCAGACGTTGCCGGTGCGGGTGCGCCGCATTGGCGAGGATGAACTGCCGGTGGTGCAGAAGCTGGGGCATCAAATTTGGAGGAAGTATTACCCGGCCATCATCTCTGAGGCTCAGATCGAGTACATGCTGAGCGTGTGGTATCAGCCGGCTGCGATGGCCCGGGAGATGCAGTCGCGCGACACCTGGTTTGCCTTGATCGAGGTGGAATCTCACGGGCCGGTTGGCTACCTTTCCTTTGAGAAGTATCCGGGGGAGGTGCTGTTCATCAACAAGCTGTATGTGCAGCCGGACATGCATGGTCATGGCGTGGGCGCGGCGGCTTTGAAATGGACGTATGATCGGGCTGCGGAGCTGGGCTGCCGCAGTGTGCAACTGCGCGTGAACAAGCGCAATGCGACGGCCATCCGTGCCTATCAGCGGGCGGGATTCCGTTTTGTGGAGGACGTATGCTCAGACATCGGGAACGGTTTTGTGATGGATGATTTCCGGATGGAGAAGATGCTGTGA
- a CDS encoding Dabb family protein, translated as MIHNVYFWLKQDLSAGQVETFENELIALKTIDYLEHGFVGKPAPTDERPVTDHTFSYSLTLHFKNLEDHNFYQAECPKHKRFVDICKPFFERVIVYDTSPIH; from the coding sequence ATGATTCACAACGTTTATTTCTGGCTGAAACAGGACCTCAGCGCCGGACAGGTCGAAACCTTTGAGAACGAGCTCATCGCCCTCAAAACCATTGATTACCTCGAGCATGGCTTTGTCGGCAAGCCCGCCCCCACCGACGAGCGCCCTGTCACCGATCACACCTTCAGCTACTCCCTGACCCTCCACTTCAAGAACCTCGAAGACCACAACTTCTACCAGGCCGAATGCCCCAAGCACAAACGCTTCGTGGACATCTGCAAACCCTTCTTCGAGCGTGTCATCGTGTACGATACGTCCCCCATTCATTGA
- a CDS encoding extracellular solute-binding protein — translation MSKDAAPHFHKRWRKELVIVGALLITLLTPFLLKPAQSTSSSGADRRLVILTPHPERLRSEFGQAFVRHWKEKTGQTVAMDWRVPGGTSEIAVMLKSEYSAAFQQHWTRQTGQPWTSAIAQNFMSPKTPAADPARKAFLDSSVGIGVDIFFGGGAYDLQMQAEAGTLVAQNQSGTGIAALRQKHPSWFSDKGIPEMVSGEPFRDSKDRWVACCLSSFGIVYNRDVLKRLGIEKEPTQWRDLADPRLFGQLALADPGRSATATKAFEMLIQQEMQEALQRLTANPGQLKTPAEIEAAAIRTGWRSGLNLIQRISANARYFSDSSSKIPLDVARGDAAAGMCIDYYGRSTEEETRRADGSSRVRFIMPVGGSSVSVDPIGLFRGAPDSELATAFIEFVLSDAGQKIWSYRTGTPGGPARSALRRLAARQDFYTPEHLAHMSDPDELPYEKAKAFTYHPEWTAAAFSTLRFLIRVMCVDTHSEQKTAWKTLIQTGQPPRATEAFDELNSVRYETALGSITKTVRARDKVAETRLARTLGEDFRHNYELSLHLAKKGE, via the coding sequence ATGTCAAAAGACGCCGCTCCTCACTTTCACAAACGCTGGCGCAAGGAGCTCGTCATCGTCGGGGCGCTGCTCATCACTCTGCTCACGCCCTTCCTGCTGAAGCCCGCCCAGTCCACCTCTTCCTCCGGGGCCGACCGCCGCCTCGTCATCCTCACCCCGCACCCGGAGCGCCTGCGTTCCGAATTCGGCCAGGCCTTCGTCCGCCACTGGAAGGAAAAAACCGGCCAGACCGTCGCCATGGACTGGCGCGTGCCCGGCGGCACCTCCGAAATCGCCGTCATGCTGAAGTCCGAATACAGTGCCGCCTTTCAGCAGCATTGGACCCGTCAGACCGGTCAGCCATGGACCTCGGCCATCGCGCAGAATTTCATGAGCCCCAAGACACCGGCAGCCGATCCCGCCCGGAAAGCCTTCCTCGATTCCAGCGTCGGCATCGGCGTGGACATCTTCTTTGGAGGCGGGGCCTATGACCTCCAGATGCAGGCCGAGGCCGGCACCCTCGTGGCTCAAAACCAGTCTGGCACCGGCATCGCCGCGCTCAGGCAAAAACACCCGTCCTGGTTCAGCGATAAAGGCATTCCCGAAATGGTCAGCGGCGAGCCCTTTCGCGACTCCAAGGACCGCTGGGTGGCCTGCTGCCTGTCCAGCTTCGGCATCGTGTACAACCGCGATGTCCTGAAGCGTCTCGGCATTGAAAAAGAGCCCACCCAATGGCGCGACCTGGCCGATCCGCGCCTCTTCGGCCAGCTCGCCCTCGCTGATCCCGGCCGCAGCGCCACCGCCACCAAGGCCTTTGAAATGCTCATCCAGCAGGAGATGCAGGAGGCCCTCCAGCGCCTCACCGCAAATCCCGGCCAGCTCAAAACACCCGCTGAGATCGAAGCCGCCGCCATCCGCACCGGCTGGCGCAGCGGGCTCAATCTCATCCAGCGCATCAGCGCCAATGCCCGCTACTTCAGCGACAGCTCCAGCAAGATCCCCCTGGACGTCGCCCGTGGCGATGCCGCCGCCGGCATGTGCATAGACTACTACGGCCGCTCCACTGAGGAGGAAACCCGCCGCGCCGATGGCAGCTCCCGTGTCCGTTTCATCATGCCCGTCGGTGGCAGTTCCGTCAGCGTGGATCCCATCGGCCTGTTCCGTGGCGCACCGGATTCCGAGCTGGCCACCGCCTTCATCGAGTTTGTGCTCAGCGATGCCGGGCAGAAGATCTGGTCCTACCGCACCGGCACACCCGGCGGACCCGCCCGCAGCGCCCTGCGCCGCCTCGCCGCGCGCCAGGATTTTTACACCCCGGAGCACCTCGCCCACATGAGCGACCCCGATGAGCTGCCGTATGAAAAGGCCAAAGCCTTCACCTATCATCCGGAGTGGACCGCCGCCGCCTTCAGCACCCTGCGTTTCCTCATCCGCGTCATGTGTGTGGATACCCACAGCGAGCAGAAAACCGCCTGGAAAACCCTCATCCAGACCGGCCAGCCGCCCCGCGCCACCGAGGCCTTTGATGAGCTCAACAGCGTCCGTTACGAGACCGCCCTCGGCAGCATCACCAAAACCGTCCGCGCCCGTGACAAAGTGGCCGAGACCCGCCTGGCCCGCACCCTGGGCGAAGACTTCCGCCACAATTACGAGCTCTCCCTCCACCTGGCCAAAAAAGGCGAATAA
- a CDS encoding YkvA family protein has product MPTPDNQHDIDIAKVSQRSRDIEDKLPKLRHWAEQGKLILELVKDYWAGRYREVPYWVISTAALALLYVLNPADIIPDVLLGVGYLDDAAILAFCLKLIERELQKYKDWKAANSGGKGNGVIIDVP; this is encoded by the coding sequence ATGCCAACGCCAGACAATCAGCATGACATTGACATCGCCAAGGTGAGCCAACGGTCCCGTGACATTGAGGACAAGCTGCCGAAGCTGCGTCACTGGGCCGAGCAGGGGAAGCTGATCCTGGAACTGGTGAAGGATTACTGGGCCGGGCGGTACCGGGAGGTACCATACTGGGTCATCAGCACGGCGGCGCTGGCGCTGCTATATGTGCTGAATCCGGCGGATATCATTCCGGATGTGCTGCTGGGCGTGGGCTATCTGGATGATGCGGCGATCCTGGCTTTTTGTCTGAAGCTGATCGAGCGGGAACTGCAGAAGTACAAGGACTGGAAGGCGGCGAATTCTGGCGGCAAGGGCAACGGGGTGATCATTGATGTGCCTTGA
- a CDS encoding ATP-dependent helicase — MPREYTLHTAAPHAASRIDYQAELNEQQYAAVTAPPGQTLVIAGAGSGKTRTLTYRVAWLLDNGVLPEQILLLTFTNKAAREMLERVTSLVPLDTQRLWSGTFHSIGNKLLRWNAERLGYRKGFSIMDREDQKDLMETVIGSSGIDTTGFRFPKAEVVGDIFSMADNTSTRLEEIILTRYPYFEKITEQLLLIRKLYQQKKVETNCMDFDDLLTQSVRLLQENEDLQERYRSQFEFVLVDEYQDTNSLQCNFIELLTGRDGNLMVVGDDAQSIYSWRGADVKNILEFHEYWPRATVHKVEVNYRSVPEVLELANASIANNHTQIRKNLQPARPLKNQLPALVPLDNGSAQASFIAQRILELQDEGVELNEVAVIYRAHFHSMEIQMELTNRGIPFQITSGLRFFEQAHVKDVAAFMKFAVNRRDEVSFMRMVKLIPGIGGASATKVWNEWLKSDAAQAEVMTGKFSDLLIPMSVPKKSRETWDQFAYTLDELIVDGKVATPPEMIRSIYDGVYEEYMKSKFKNAEQRQQDLEQLSNYSVRFTDPLEFLSQLSLLSGVDTDNKPDQQTQDRDAVTLTTAHQAKGLEWHTVFAVWMADGMFPHARAVEESDAGLEEERRLFYVTVTRAKDELYLTYPLINHQARDGDILMKPSRFITELPMELMEKWNVRSGW, encoded by the coding sequence ATGCCCCGCGAATACACCCTGCACACTGCCGCCCCCCATGCTGCTTCCCGCATTGATTATCAGGCGGAGCTGAATGAGCAGCAGTATGCCGCCGTCACCGCCCCTCCGGGACAGACACTGGTCATCGCCGGAGCTGGTTCTGGAAAAACCCGCACGCTGACCTATCGCGTAGCCTGGCTGCTGGACAATGGCGTCCTGCCGGAGCAGATCCTCCTGCTGACCTTCACCAACAAAGCCGCGCGGGAGATGCTGGAGCGCGTCACCTCCCTGGTTCCGCTGGACACGCAACGGCTCTGGAGCGGCACCTTCCACAGCATCGGCAACAAACTGCTGCGCTGGAATGCTGAGCGCCTGGGCTATCGCAAAGGCTTCTCCATCATGGATCGTGAGGACCAGAAGGACCTCATGGAGACCGTGATCGGCAGCAGCGGCATTGACACTACCGGTTTCCGTTTCCCCAAAGCGGAGGTCGTGGGAGACATCTTTTCCATGGCTGACAATACCAGCACCCGGCTGGAGGAAATCATCCTGACCCGTTATCCATACTTCGAAAAAATCACCGAGCAGCTCCTCCTCATCCGCAAGCTCTACCAGCAAAAGAAGGTCGAAACCAACTGCATGGATTTCGACGACCTGCTCACCCAGTCCGTCCGGCTCTTGCAGGAAAACGAGGATCTTCAAGAACGCTACCGTAGCCAGTTTGAATTCGTCCTGGTGGATGAATACCAGGACACCAACAGCCTCCAATGCAATTTCATTGAGCTGCTCACCGGCCGTGATGGCAACCTGATGGTCGTAGGGGATGATGCGCAGTCCATTTACTCCTGGCGCGGGGCGGATGTGAAAAATATCCTGGAATTCCACGAATACTGGCCCCGGGCCACGGTGCATAAAGTGGAGGTCAACTATCGCAGCGTGCCAGAGGTCTTGGAGCTGGCCAATGCCTCCATCGCCAATAACCACACCCAGATCCGCAAAAACCTCCAGCCCGCCCGCCCGCTCAAGAACCAGCTTCCGGCACTCGTGCCTCTGGACAATGGCAGCGCCCAGGCCTCCTTCATCGCCCAGCGCATCCTTGAGCTTCAGGACGAGGGCGTTGAGCTCAATGAGGTCGCCGTCATCTATCGCGCCCATTTCCACAGCATGGAAATCCAGATGGAGCTGACCAACCGAGGTATCCCGTTCCAGATCACCAGCGGCCTGCGCTTCTTTGAGCAGGCCCATGTCAAAGACGTGGCTGCGTTCATGAAATTCGCCGTCAACCGCCGGGATGAGGTAAGCTTCATGCGCATGGTGAAGCTCATCCCCGGCATCGGCGGAGCCAGCGCCACCAAGGTCTGGAACGAATGGCTGAAAAGCGATGCCGCCCAGGCCGAGGTGATGACCGGCAAGTTCTCCGATCTGCTGATACCCATGTCCGTCCCGAAGAAGTCCCGCGAGACCTGGGACCAGTTCGCCTATACCCTGGATGAGCTCATCGTGGACGGCAAGGTCGCCACTCCGCCGGAGATGATCCGCAGCATCTATGACGGCGTGTATGAGGAATACATGAAGTCCAAATTTAAAAATGCCGAGCAGCGCCAGCAGGACCTGGAGCAGCTCAGCAACTACAGCGTGCGGTTTACGGATCCGCTGGAATTCCTCAGCCAGCTCTCCCTGCTCAGCGGCGTGGATACGGACAACAAGCCGGACCAGCAGACCCAGGACCGTGATGCCGTCACCCTCACCACCGCCCACCAGGCCAAAGGGCTGGAGTGGCACACGGTCTTCGCCGTCTGGATGGCCGACGGCATGTTCCCCCATGCCCGCGCCGTTGAGGAAAGCGACGCCGGCCTGGAGGAAGAACGCCGCCTGTTTTATGTCACCGTCACCCGCGCCAAGGATGAGCTCTACCTCACCTATCCGCTCATCAACCACCAAGCCCGCGATGGCGACATCCTCATGAAACCCAGCCGCTTCATCACCGAGCTGCCCATGGAGCTGATGGAAAAATGGAACGTGCGCAGCGGCTGGTAA